One genomic window of Angustibacter sp. Root456 includes the following:
- a CDS encoding ABC transporter permease yields MRRRLALTGLLAPPMLWLVVAYLGALAAIFATAVWTTDPFTNQVVRTFTLDNLKGLVADPVYLRIIGRTLFIAASVTVVCVLVAVPFGFFMAKVAPQRLRGLLLALVLVPLWASYLVKAYAWRAMLGPEGVLDSTFGGTPGYGLVAVIVTLTYLWLPYMILPVYAGLERMPDSHLQASADLGAGNLLTFRRVVVPALLPAIAAGSVFTFSLSLGDYIAVQIVGGKVQVLGSAVLQNITLDLPFAAALGTASVVIMVVYLLAVRRTGALENL; encoded by the coding sequence ATGCGCCGACGTCTTGCCCTCACGGGCCTGCTGGCACCGCCGATGCTGTGGCTGGTGGTCGCCTACCTCGGCGCGCTCGCGGCGATCTTCGCGACGGCCGTGTGGACCACCGACCCGTTCACCAACCAGGTGGTGCGCACCTTCACCCTCGACAACCTCAAGGGCCTGGTGGCCGACCCCGTCTACCTGCGCATCATCGGCCGCACGCTGTTCATCGCCGCCAGCGTCACCGTCGTGTGCGTCCTCGTGGCCGTGCCTTTCGGGTTCTTCATGGCGAAGGTGGCGCCGCAACGGCTGCGCGGGCTGCTGCTCGCTCTGGTGCTCGTGCCGCTGTGGGCCAGCTACCTGGTGAAGGCGTACGCGTGGCGCGCGATGCTCGGACCCGAGGGCGTTCTCGACTCGACCTTCGGCGGGACGCCGGGCTACGGCCTCGTCGCCGTCATCGTGACGCTCACGTACCTCTGGCTGCCGTACATGATCCTGCCGGTGTACGCCGGTCTGGAACGCATGCCCGACAGCCACCTGCAGGCGTCTGCCGACCTCGGCGCCGGAAACCTCCTCACCTTCCGACGTGTCGTCGTGCCCGCGCTGCTGCCGGCCATCGCGGCGGGCAGCGTGTTCACCTTCTCGCTCAGCCTCGGCGACTACATCGCGGTGCAGATCGTCGGCGGCAAGGTGCAGGTGCTCGGCTCGGCGGTGCTGCAGAACATCACGCTCGACCTGCCGTTCGCGGCGGCGCTGGGTACGGCGTCGGTCGTGATCATGGTCGTCTACCTGCTGGCCGTGCGCCGCACCGGCGCGTTGGAGAACCTGTGA
- a CDS encoding ABC transporter permease, producing MRLTRRARGALWAFAALVLLFVYAPLAVVALNSFNSDRTFGWPPPGFTLRWWDLALHAQGPRDALRTSVEAGIGATAIALVLGTLLALALTRYDFFGRQAISLLVVLPIALPGIVTGIALQSVIQNVLGPVFGIGAGLFTIIVGHATFCIVVVFNNVTARLRRTGGSLEAASADLGARPLTTFRLVTFPLLRSALVAGGLLAFGLSFDEIVVTTFTAGPGSPTLPIWIFNNLFRPNQAPVVNVVAVLLVAASILPVWLAQRLEGATAGESRM from the coding sequence GTGCGCCTGACCCGTCGCGCCCGCGGCGCGCTGTGGGCCTTCGCCGCGCTCGTGCTGTTGTTCGTCTACGCCCCCCTCGCCGTCGTCGCGCTCAACTCCTTCAACAGCGACCGCACCTTCGGCTGGCCTCCGCCCGGCTTCACCCTGCGCTGGTGGGACCTGGCGCTGCACGCGCAGGGTCCCCGCGACGCCCTGCGGACCTCGGTCGAGGCTGGTATCGGCGCCACGGCGATCGCGCTCGTCCTGGGCACGCTGCTGGCCCTGGCGCTCACGCGCTACGACTTCTTCGGCCGCCAGGCCATCTCGCTGCTCGTGGTGCTGCCGATCGCGCTGCCGGGCATCGTCACCGGTATCGCGCTGCAGTCGGTGATCCAGAACGTGCTCGGGCCCGTCTTCGGGATCGGGGCCGGCCTGTTCACGATCATCGTCGGCCACGCGACGTTCTGCATCGTCGTCGTGTTCAACAACGTGACGGCGCGGCTGCGGCGCACCGGCGGCTCGCTCGAGGCGGCGTCCGCCGACCTGGGGGCTCGGCCCCTCACGACCTTCCGGCTGGTCACCTTCCCGCTGCTGCGCTCGGCGCTGGTGGCGGGCGGGCTGCTCGCCTTCGGGCTGAGCTTCGACGAGATCGTCGTCACGACGTTCACGGCCGGCCCCGGCTCGCCGACGCTGCCGATCTGGATCTTCAACAACCTGTTCCGCCCCAACCAGGCGCCCGTCGTCAACGTCGTCGCGGTGCTGCTCGTGGCGGCGTCGATCCTGCCGGTGTGGCTGGCCCAGCGGCTCGAGGGTGCCACCGCCGGCGAGTCCCGCATGTGA
- a CDS encoding DUF6223 family protein → MSEPSQPPEPQPRRIPVRRHPRYSRFLLTGGVVGVVAAVIAGLAGSGDPGSSPGPLIGYLAVLLGLLGALLGGVVALVLDRRHP, encoded by the coding sequence GTGAGCGAGCCGTCGCAGCCCCCCGAGCCCCAGCCCCGCCGCATCCCCGTCCGCCGGCACCCGCGCTACAGCCGGTTCCTGCTGACCGGTGGCGTGGTCGGCGTCGTGGCGGCGGTCATCGCCGGCCTGGCGGGCTCCGGTGACCCCGGCTCGAGCCCAGGGCCGCTCATCGGCTACCTCGCCGTGCTGCTCGGCCTGCTGGGTGCGCTGCTCGGGGGAGTGGTCGCGCTCGTGCTCGACCGCCGCCACCCCTGA
- the purF gene encoding amidophosphoribosyltransferase gives MARGDGLLTHDLLPGEKSPQDACGVLGIWAPGEEVAKLTFYGLYALQHRGQESAGIAASDGRRLLVYKDMGLVSQVFDETALNSLPGHLAIGHTRYSTTGGSVWENAQPTLGNTAGGTVALAHNGNLTNSAELRAVVQQRYGAQAAGELRAGNTTDTALITALLAGDPDHSLEATALEVLPELRGAFSLVFMDEHTLYAARDRHGIRPLVLGRLERGWVVASETPALATIGASFIREIEPGEMVVIDSDGLRSSRFAAAEPKGCVFEYVYLARPDTTIAGRVVHEARVEMGRRLAAEHPAEADLVIGVPESGTPAAIGYAEASGIPFGQGFVKNSYVGRTFIQPSQTIRQLGIRLKLNPLTDVIRGKRLVVVDDSIVRGNTQRAQVRMLREAGAAEVHVRISSPPVTWPCFYGIDFASRAELIATGLGVEEVRASIGADSLGYISEDGMIAATGQPKDSLCRACFTGEYPVPLPDADQLGKNVLETLPGLEAVRPARDAEGVPTGLAGGGSDALTRP, from the coding sequence GTGGCACGAGGCGACGGGCTGCTGACCCACGACCTGCTTCCCGGCGAGAAGTCCCCCCAGGACGCCTGCGGCGTGCTGGGGATCTGGGCCCCCGGTGAGGAGGTCGCCAAGCTCACGTTCTACGGCCTGTACGCGCTGCAGCACCGCGGGCAGGAGTCAGCCGGCATCGCCGCGAGCGACGGACGCCGGCTGCTCGTCTACAAGGACATGGGCCTGGTCTCCCAGGTCTTCGACGAGACGGCGCTCAACTCCCTGCCCGGCCACCTGGCCATCGGCCACACCCGGTACTCCACCACCGGCGGCAGCGTCTGGGAGAACGCCCAGCCCACGCTCGGCAACACCGCCGGTGGCACGGTCGCGCTGGCCCACAACGGCAACCTGACGAACTCCGCTGAGCTGCGCGCCGTCGTCCAGCAGCGGTACGGCGCCCAGGCGGCAGGCGAGCTGCGCGCGGGCAACACCACCGACACCGCGCTGATCACCGCGTTGCTGGCGGGCGACCCCGACCACAGCCTCGAGGCCACGGCCCTGGAGGTGCTGCCCGAGCTGCGCGGCGCCTTCAGCCTCGTCTTCATGGACGAGCACACGCTGTACGCCGCCCGCGACCGCCACGGCATCCGCCCGCTGGTGCTCGGCCGGCTGGAGCGCGGCTGGGTCGTGGCCAGCGAGACGCCGGCGCTCGCCACGATCGGCGCGAGCTTCATCCGCGAGATCGAGCCCGGCGAGATGGTCGTCATCGACTCCGACGGGCTGCGGTCGAGCCGGTTCGCCGCCGCCGAGCCCAAGGGCTGCGTCTTCGAGTACGTCTACCTCGCGCGGCCCGACACCACGATCGCGGGCCGCGTCGTGCACGAGGCGCGGGTCGAGATGGGGCGCCGGCTCGCTGCCGAGCACCCGGCCGAGGCCGACCTGGTGATCGGCGTCCCGGAGTCCGGCACGCCCGCCGCCATCGGGTACGCCGAGGCCAGCGGGATCCCGTTCGGCCAGGGGTTCGTCAAGAACTCCTACGTCGGCCGCACCTTCATCCAGCCGAGCCAGACGATCCGCCAGCTCGGCATCCGGCTCAAGCTCAACCCGCTCACCGACGTCATCCGCGGCAAGCGCCTGGTCGTCGTCGACGACTCGATCGTGCGCGGCAACACCCAGCGCGCGCAGGTGCGCATGCTGCGCGAGGCGGGGGCGGCCGAGGTGCACGTGCGGATCTCCTCGCCGCCGGTCACCTGGCCGTGCTTCTACGGCATCGACTTCGCCAGCCGGGCCGAGCTGATCGCCACCGGCCTCGGCGTGGAGGAGGTGCGCGCCTCGATCGGCGCCGACAGCCTCGGCTACATCAGCGAGGACGGCATGATCGCGGCCACCGGCCAGCCGAAGGACTCGCTGTGCCGGGCCTGCTTCACCGGCGAGTACCCCGTCCCCCTGCCGGACGCCGACCAGCTCGGCAAGAACGTGCTCGAGACCCTGCCCGGCCTGGAGGCAGTGCGCCCCGCGCGCGACGCCGAGGGCGTGCCCACGGGTCTGGCCGGCGGCGGCTCCGACGCCCTCACCCGCCCGTGA